From Streptomyces sp. GSL17-111, one genomic window encodes:
- a CDS encoding cytochrome c oxidase assembly protein, with protein sequence MGHHDAGGGLGGTLEWLLPALVLLAAAGAYLLLARRAHHRNPALGWSRWRTAGFLTGVVLLGVALLPPVAPFAHEDFRGHMAQHMLIGMYAPLGLVLAAPVTLLLRTLPAARGRQLTAVLHSTPARAVTHPAVALVLSTGSLAVLYFTPLYNAVTSTPAAHWPLHLHFLLSGCLFAHVIAGPDPAPARPTVRARLVCLGVAIAGHAVISQLMYGGFRVDIHAPVAQVRAGAEIMYYGGDIAELLLAGALVATWRPEPRRAAMRQAAARREATAAA encoded by the coding sequence ATGGGCCACCACGACGCGGGCGGCGGCCTCGGCGGCACCCTGGAATGGCTGCTGCCCGCGCTCGTGCTCCTCGCCGCTGCCGGCGCCTACCTGCTGCTCGCCCGCCGAGCGCACCACCGCAACCCGGCTCTGGGCTGGAGCCGGTGGCGGACGGCCGGCTTCCTGACCGGCGTCGTTCTGCTCGGCGTGGCACTGCTGCCGCCCGTGGCCCCCTTCGCGCACGAGGACTTCCGCGGCCACATGGCCCAGCACATGCTCATCGGCATGTACGCGCCCCTCGGGCTCGTCCTGGCTGCCCCGGTCACCCTCCTGCTGCGCACCCTGCCCGCAGCCCGAGGACGGCAGCTGACCGCCGTCCTGCACAGCACGCCCGCCCGCGCGGTCACCCACCCCGCCGTCGCACTGGTCCTGTCCACGGGAAGCCTCGCGGTTCTCTACTTCACCCCCCTCTACAACGCGGTCACGAGCACCCCGGCGGCCCACTGGCCGCTGCACCTGCACTTCCTGCTCTCCGGCTGTCTCTTCGCCCACGTGATCGCCGGGCCCGATCCCGCGCCGGCCCGGCCGACGGTGCGGGCACGGCTGGTCTGTCTCGGCGTCGCGATCGCGGGGCACGCGGTGATCTCCCAGCTGATGTACGGCGGCTTCCGGGTCGACATCCACGCCCCCGTCGCTCAGGTCCGGGCGGGCGCCGAGATCATGTACTACGGCGGCGACATCGCCGAACTGCTCCTGGCCGGTGCCCTGGTCGCCACGTGGCGTCCCGAGCCCCGGCGGGCGGCGATGCGCCAGGCCGCCGCCCGCCGGGAGGCGACGGCAGCCGCCTGA
- a CDS encoding MFS transporter translates to MRWWTGANLVSNAGTWMQLTVQNLLVLQVSGSAAATGLNLSVQAAPGLLLGLAGGAAVDRWPRRLTASVSQAVLALVAFLTAALLVMDLVTLPVLMALGFLTGLIATVDSPACSLLGNDLVPVKDVPSAIAVGSVASSSGRLLGTAAAGAAVGVFGTSAAYAANGLSFLVVAAVIPFLRLHPSREAEQSAPARPPGRAGGAGGGGGGKRRSAGRDSRDGLAFFLRRPRLVALACVTGISAVFGRNYSLTLVVLVTGPLAGDAASFGTVATVLAVGGIVGAVLAGRLTNPSVRLVGALAACGALLQVAAGLSPSLAVLVLLVAPMAVLESVSDTAGTTVLQTDPPPHLRGRVLGVWRSASTGWGLAGPALIGVLMQVAGARAALVAGGLLIAGAVATGWLLRPRLTRALAAPA, encoded by the coding sequence ATGCGGTGGTGGACCGGGGCGAACCTGGTGTCCAACGCGGGCACGTGGATGCAGCTGACCGTGCAGAACCTGCTCGTCCTCCAGGTCAGCGGTTCCGCCGCCGCCACCGGCCTGAACCTGTCCGTCCAGGCCGCACCGGGCCTGCTGCTGGGCCTCGCGGGCGGCGCGGCCGTCGACCGCTGGCCGCGCAGGCTCACCGCGTCCGTCAGCCAGGCCGTCCTCGCCCTGGTGGCCTTCCTCACCGCCGCGCTCCTCGTCATGGACCTCGTCACGCTGCCGGTGCTCATGGCCCTCGGCTTCCTGACGGGCCTGATCGCCACCGTCGACTCGCCCGCCTGCTCCCTGCTCGGCAACGACCTCGTCCCGGTCAAGGACGTGCCCTCGGCCATCGCCGTCGGCTCCGTGGCCAGCAGCTCCGGCCGCCTCCTCGGCACCGCCGCCGCCGGTGCCGCCGTCGGGGTCTTCGGCACGTCCGCCGCCTACGCGGCCAACGGCCTGTCGTTCCTCGTCGTGGCCGCCGTCATCCCCTTCCTGCGCCTGCACCCCAGCCGCGAGGCCGAACAGAGCGCACCCGCGCGTCCCCCGGGCCGAGCGGGCGGCGCGGGCGGCGGGGGCGGCGGGAAGCGGCGCTCGGCGGGGCGCGACAGCCGCGACGGCCTGGCGTTCTTTCTGCGTCGGCCCCGGCTGGTGGCGCTGGCCTGCGTCACCGGGATCAGCGCCGTCTTCGGCCGCAACTACTCGCTGACGCTCGTCGTGCTCGTCACCGGACCGCTGGCGGGCGACGCCGCGTCCTTCGGCACCGTCGCGACGGTCCTCGCCGTGGGCGGCATCGTGGGCGCCGTACTCGCCGGGCGGCTGACGAACCCGTCCGTGCGGCTGGTCGGCGCGCTCGCCGCCTGCGGCGCGCTGCTCCAGGTCGCGGCGGGCCTCTCCCCGAGCCTCGCCGTCCTCGTCCTCCTCGTCGCCCCGATGGCCGTGCTGGAGTCGGTCTCCGACACCGCCGGGACGACGGTCCTCCAGACCGACCCGCCGCCGCACCTGCGCGGTCGCGTCCTCGGCGTCTGGCGCAGCGCCAGTACCGGCTGGGGCCTCGCCGGACCCGCGCTCATCGGCGTCCTCATGCAGGTCGCCGGGGCGCGCGCCGCGCTCGTCGCGGGCGGCCTGCTCATCGCCGGAGCCGTCGCCACCGGCTGGCTGCTGCGCCCCCGGCTGACCCGCGCGCTCGCCGCCCCGGCCTGA
- a CDS encoding DUF2243 domain-containing protein: MATVEGEARVGISRPGSIRLPGIVLGVGLGGFVDGILLHQVLQWHHMLSSTDTDNVGVPYYNPDTVSGLEMNTVWDGLFHTVCWLAVLFGLAVLYSRVTHDRRRVWTSRVLWGWVLVGWGVFNLVEGVVDHHILGIHHVYAGDGRLWWDIGFLVLGALLVAGGYLLQRGGRPVDPGAPTAGHEHGRA; encoded by the coding sequence ATGGCCACCGTGGAGGGCGAAGCGCGGGTCGGTATCTCACGGCCGGGGAGTATCCGGCTACCGGGCATCGTGCTCGGCGTGGGGCTGGGCGGGTTCGTCGACGGCATCCTGTTGCACCAGGTGCTCCAGTGGCATCACATGCTCAGCAGCACCGACACGGACAACGTCGGTGTCCCGTACTACAACCCGGACACCGTCTCCGGTCTGGAGATGAACACCGTGTGGGACGGGCTCTTCCACACGGTGTGCTGGCTTGCCGTGCTGTTCGGCCTGGCCGTGCTGTACTCGCGCGTCACCCACGACCGGCGCCGGGTGTGGACCTCCCGCGTGCTGTGGGGCTGGGTCCTGGTCGGCTGGGGCGTCTTCAACCTCGTCGAGGGCGTCGTGGACCACCACATCCTGGGCATCCACCACGTCTACGCCGGAGACGGCCGGCTCTGGTGGGACATCGGCTTCCTCGTCCTGGGCGCCCTCCTGGTGGCCGGCGGCTACCTGCTCCAGCGCGGCGGCCGGCCCGTCGACCCGGGCGCCCCCACCGCAGGTCACGAGCACGGGCGCGCCTGA
- a CDS encoding HD domain-containing protein, with protein MSETHPASAALLLRWNATLTAARSGDAGGEPGGDADAAPDPEPYGRDLLRRWAEPHRRYHTTDHLLAVLDRVDELAGHAADPEAVRLAAWFHDAVYRPDRSENEERSAGLAQRALPEAGVGPARTAEVVRLVRLTVTHDPAPGDRDGEVLCDADLAVLAGSPGAYAAYAAAVRAEYAFVPDEAFTAGRADVLRQLLALPRLFRTPHGAARWEAPARHNLGTELALLDARA; from the coding sequence ATGTCCGAGACGCACCCCGCCTCCGCCGCCCTCCTCCTCCGCTGGAACGCCACCCTGACCGCCGCCCGCAGCGGCGACGCCGGCGGCGAGCCCGGCGGCGACGCCGACGCCGCCCCCGACCCCGAGCCCTACGGGCGGGACCTGCTCCGCCGCTGGGCGGAGCCGCACCGGCGCTACCACACGACCGACCACCTCCTGGCCGTCCTGGACCGCGTCGACGAACTGGCCGGGCACGCCGCCGACCCCGAGGCCGTCCGGCTCGCCGCCTGGTTCCACGACGCCGTCTACCGGCCCGACCGCAGCGAGAACGAGGAGCGCAGCGCCGGCCTCGCCCAGCGCGCCCTCCCCGAGGCCGGGGTCGGGCCCGCCCGCACGGCGGAGGTGGTCCGGCTGGTCCGGCTCACCGTCACCCACGACCCGGCGCCCGGCGACCGCGACGGCGAGGTGCTGTGCGACGCGGACCTCGCCGTCCTGGCCGGCTCCCCGGGCGCGTACGCCGCCTACGCGGCGGCCGTGCGCGCCGAGTACGCGTTCGTGCCCGACGAGGCGTTCACCGCCGGGCGCGCCGACGTGCTCCGACAGCTCCTCGCCCTGCCCCGGCTGTTCCGCACCCCGCACGGCGCCGCGCGCTGGGAGGCCCCGGCCCGGCACAACCTCGGCACCGAGCTGGCGCTCCTCGACGCCCGCGCCTGA
- a CDS encoding SpoIIE family protein phosphatase — MSDARASEHDLRGPLDAGVAAVAVLDARGRVVGWSPAARALLGHESAEVTGRPFTDLFAGAGRDGAGDRGGPGGSGGPAELDALAGSVFRVFRLTHRDGRALRVALVAAPLTESAREGAPARIVLMADADDLQAWQTRQAMLRSLVNESPVGLGIYDTSLSPVWVNARAGHELGSAVSTYARVPLDEVWPRGEIISPQHPRTLAEVMRRVLATGEPVIDLHYRAGLPATPQDERVWSCSYFLLRDAAGNALGVCEESVDITDRYAAQERLVLLNEASARIGTTLDATRTAQELAALAVPRLADRVDVHLLREPVEGRDGLLAGDVGLCRAASRTAAGEAVVRGGEVTEPLAASTPAVRCMALGSSLLYATTDPAGRAWRAEFRWVLAVPVRARGTVLDAALFLRAGPEPFADDDRVLAEELVARTGVAVDNARRYTRERDAALTLQRSLLPRNLPERTAVDVAHRYLPSDARAGVGGDWFDVVPLSGTRVALAVGDVVGHGLRAAATMGRLRTTVRALARLDLAPDELLARLDDVVGQSTAEAEEDPSAASAEEGSWGATCLYAVYDPVSGHLTAASAGHPAPVVRTPDARVTTLELEPGPPLGVGGLPFERTEAELPEGSVVALFTDGLVRGVGHDLGAGLDALHDALAADGTEDLDAVCERVVTALPPGPATDDAALLVARTHRLGPDQVVVHDLEADPATVADARKVASRRLERWGMDVLGFTTELIVSELVTNAVRYADGPIQLRLIRDGRTLVCEVSDCGHTSPHLRQSAAEDEGGRGLFLIAQLARHWGTRYTRTGKTIWTEQDLDAPGLDVTG; from the coding sequence ATGAGTGATGCGAGGGCCTCCGAACACGACCTGCGGGGTCCGCTGGACGCCGGGGTCGCGGCCGTGGCGGTGCTGGACGCCCGGGGCCGGGTCGTCGGGTGGAGCCCCGCGGCCCGGGCGTTGCTGGGCCACGAGTCGGCCGAGGTGACGGGCCGCCCGTTCACGGACCTGTTCGCCGGTGCGGGCCGGGACGGCGCCGGGGATCGAGGCGGGCCCGGAGGCTCCGGCGGGCCCGCCGAGCTGGACGCGTTGGCGGGCAGCGTTTTCCGCGTCTTCCGCCTAACGCACCGGGACGGCCGAGCGCTGCGGGTGGCGCTCGTGGCGGCCCCGCTCACCGAGTCGGCGCGGGAGGGGGCGCCCGCCCGGATCGTCCTGATGGCCGACGCGGACGACCTCCAGGCGTGGCAGACGCGGCAGGCGATGCTGCGCAGCCTGGTCAACGAGTCCCCGGTGGGGCTCGGCATCTACGACACCTCGCTGAGCCCCGTGTGGGTGAACGCCCGCGCGGGCCACGAGCTGGGCTCGGCCGTCTCGACGTACGCGCGGGTGCCCCTGGACGAGGTGTGGCCGCGCGGGGAGATCATCAGCCCGCAGCACCCGCGCACCCTGGCCGAGGTGATGCGCCGGGTGCTGGCCACCGGCGAACCCGTCATCGACCTGCACTACCGGGCGGGGCTGCCCGCGACGCCGCAGGACGAGCGGGTGTGGTCGTGCTCGTACTTCCTGCTGCGGGACGCCGCCGGGAACGCGCTGGGCGTCTGCGAGGAGTCCGTCGACATCACCGACCGCTACGCGGCGCAGGAGCGGCTCGTCCTGCTCAACGAGGCCAGCGCGCGGATCGGCACGACGCTGGACGCCACCCGGACCGCCCAGGAGCTGGCCGCGCTGGCGGTGCCCCGGCTGGCCGACCGGGTCGACGTCCACCTGCTGAGGGAGCCGGTCGAGGGGCGCGACGGGCTGCTCGCCGGGGACGTCGGGCTGTGCCGCGCGGCGAGCCGGACGGCCGCCGGGGAGGCCGTCGTACGCGGCGGTGAGGTGACGGAGCCGCTGGCCGCGAGCACGCCCGCCGTGCGTTGCATGGCGCTCGGCAGCTCGCTGCTGTACGCGACGACGGACCCGGCGGGACGGGCCTGGCGGGCGGAGTTCCGGTGGGTGCTGGCCGTCCCGGTGCGGGCGCGCGGGACGGTGCTCGACGCGGCGCTGTTCCTGCGGGCGGGCCCGGAGCCGTTCGCCGACGACGACCGGGTGCTGGCCGAGGAGCTCGTCGCCCGGACGGGCGTCGCCGTGGACAACGCCCGCCGCTACACCCGGGAGCGCGACGCCGCCCTGACGCTCCAGCGCAGCCTGCTGCCGCGCAACCTGCCCGAGCGGACCGCCGTCGACGTGGCCCACCGCTATCTGCCCTCCGACGCGCGGGCCGGGGTCGGCGGCGACTGGTTCGACGTCGTCCCCCTTTCCGGGACGCGGGTCGCCCTGGCCGTCGGCGACGTCGTCGGGCACGGTCTGCGGGCGGCGGCGACGATGGGGCGGCTGCGCACCACGGTCCGCGCGCTGGCCCGGTTGGACCTGGCCCCGGACGAGCTGCTGGCCCGGCTCGACGACGTCGTCGGGCAGAGCACGGCCGAGGCGGAGGAGGACCCCTCGGCGGCGTCGGCCGAGGAGGGGAGCTGGGGCGCGACCTGCCTCTACGCCGTCTACGACCCCGTGTCCGGGCACCTGACGGCGGCCAGCGCCGGGCACCCGGCCCCGGTCGTGCGCACCCCCGACGCCCGCGTGACCACCCTGGAGCTGGAGCCGGGGCCGCCGCTCGGGGTGGGTGGGCTGCCGTTCGAGAGGACGGAGGCCGAGCTACCCGAGGGCAGCGTCGTCGCGCTGTTCACCGACGGCCTGGTGCGGGGCGTCGGCCACGACCTCGGCGCCGGGCTCGACGCGCTGCACGACGCCCTGGCCGCCGACGGCACCGAGGACCTGGACGCGGTGTGCGAACGCGTCGTGACGGCGCTGCCCCCCGGCCCGGCCACCGACGACGCGGCGCTCCTCGTCGCCCGGACCCACCGGCTCGGTCCGGACCAGGTCGTCGTCCACGACCTGGAGGCCGACCCGGCGACGGTGGCCGACGCCCGCAAGGTGGCCTCCCGCCGGCTCGAACGCTGGGGCATGGACGTGCTGGGCTTCACCACCGAGCTGATCGTGAGCGAGCTGGTCACCAACGCCGTCCGCTACGCCGACGGGCCCATCCAGCTCCGGCTGATCCGCGACGGGCGCACCCTCGTCTGCGAGGTCTCCGACTGCGGGCACACCTCCCCCCACCTGCGCCAGTCCGCCGCCGAGGACGAGGGCGGGCGCGGCCTCTTCCTCATCGCCCAGCTCGCCCGGCACTGGGGCACGCGCTACACCCGCACCGGCAAGACCATCTGGACGGAGCAGGACCTGGACGCCCCCGGCCTGGACGTCACGGGGTGA
- a CDS encoding TIGR03086 family metal-binding protein → MELLEAFDRALSSFDGRVREVPDDRWTADTPCTEWSVRDVVNHVTGEHLWAPWLLRGATLAEVGDRFDGDVLGPDPVGAWAQAAAASRPAFHRRGALAGTVHTTGGPTPGHEYAWQMTLDLAVHGWDVARGAGVDAGLDPQLAAELHDRFAGLIPAWQDAGIFAPAVDVPRDAPAADRLIALTGRRP, encoded by the coding sequence ATGGAACTCCTCGAAGCGTTCGACCGCGCCCTGAGCTCCTTCGACGGCCGCGTCCGCGAGGTGCCGGACGACCGGTGGACGGCGGACACGCCGTGTACGGAGTGGTCGGTGCGGGACGTGGTCAACCACGTGACCGGTGAGCACCTGTGGGCGCCGTGGCTGCTGCGCGGCGCCACCCTGGCCGAGGTCGGGGACCGCTTCGACGGCGACGTGCTCGGCCCCGACCCCGTCGGCGCGTGGGCGCAGGCGGCCGCCGCCTCCCGCCCGGCCTTCCACCGCCGGGGCGCGCTCGCCGGCACCGTCCACACCACCGGGGGCCCGACGCCCGGCCACGAGTACGCCTGGCAGATGACGCTGGACCTGGCCGTGCACGGCTGGGACGTCGCACGCGGCGCGGGCGTCGACGCCGGGCTGGACCCGCAGCTGGCGGCCGAGCTCCACGACCGCTTCGCCGGGCTCATCCCCGCCTGGCAGGACGCCGGGATCTTCGCCCCCGCCGTGGACGTCCCCCGCGACGCCCCCGCCGCCGACCGCCTCATCGCCCTCACCGGCCG
- a CDS encoding copper homeostasis protein CutC, with protein MSRPILEVIALSADDAVAAEAGGADRLELVTDIAADGLTPSLETFAAVRAAVRIPVRVMLRATDGFAAGDTVDRAALRDRAAALRAAGAEEFVFGFLDATGGPDLAAVRGLLDVLHGCRWTFHRAIDHSTDRAALRKALTELPGLDGYLTAGSAAGVTAGLDVLRAEARRSARGDLGYEPRVMAGGGLALPHVPILRDAGVDAFHIGGAARPGGWSAPVEAPAVRQWRTVLDG; from the coding sequence ATGTCTAGACCAATCCTTGAGGTGATCGCGCTCTCCGCCGACGACGCGGTGGCGGCGGAAGCGGGTGGGGCCGACCGCCTCGAACTGGTCACCGACATCGCGGCGGACGGCCTGACCCCGTCCCTGGAGACCTTCGCCGCCGTCCGCGCCGCCGTCCGCATCCCCGTGCGCGTCATGCTGCGCGCCACCGACGGCTTCGCGGCCGGGGACACCGTCGACCGCGCCGCCCTGCGCGACCGTGCCGCCGCCCTGCGCGCCGCCGGGGCGGAGGAGTTCGTGTTCGGCTTCCTCGACGCGACCGGCGGCCCCGACCTGGCCGCCGTCCGGGGCCTGCTCGACGTCCTGCACGGCTGCCGCTGGACGTTCCACCGCGCCATCGACCACAGCACCGACCGGGCGGCCCTGCGCAAGGCACTCACCGAGCTGCCCGGCCTGGACGGCTACCTCACCGCCGGGTCGGCCGCCGGCGTCACGGCCGGGCTCGACGTCCTGCGGGCCGAGGCACGCCGGTCGGCCCGGGGCGACCTGGGCTACGAGCCGCGCGTCATGGCTGGCGGCGGGCTGGCCCTCCCGCACGTCCCGATCCTGCGCGACGCGGGGGTCGACGCCTTCCACATCGGCGGCGCCGCACGGCCGGGCGGCTGGTCCGCGCCCGTCGAGGCCCCGGCGGTCCGGCAGTGGCGCACGGTCCTGGACGGCTGA